The region AAACGTGGCCATTTTTCCCCCAATCTATCTTCCCAAAGGTTTCGTTAAGGAAGCTGAAGTTTAACTCCACTGGACTGTCTAATAAAATTTAGCCAACGTTTAACAAACACAGACGAACGCCAtaaaattttgatgaaatagaATCTGTTACTCTGCACCTTCAGCAAACCCGCGAATGAAATAGTTAACACCTACCCGCTGTATTTTCTATTGCACAATTGCAggagaacctcgattatccaaacTGAACGAGGAAACATATTCGAGTTCTAgattctatttttattaattagtgGAATAAACAGTGTTGCATATGGATCGCCTCGGATTGAGCTATTCGCATCTGAAGCATGCTGGGATACTAAAAACTTCGGACAACCGAGGTCCTGCTGTGTGTTGAAATTAAATTGTACtcaaaattgcacaaaatctaaataaatacagGCTCGTCATTTGTACAAAGTTTTGAACATTATCAGTGCTAGGTGGGTTTGACGACCGGAGTTTCGCGAATAAATGGTCGAAAGTCTCGACTTTCCCGAGATTTCTCGGCGGTACTTTCGGAACGATCATCATTGCTCGAAACGGATGAAAAGCGCGGTGCAATTATATCATCGTCTCGACGTCGCGACGGCTCCGACGGCAGATTCGTCTGGAGCGTGTCCGTTTCGCGAATCATGCGAGCGCGGAGGAAAAATATCGTTTCTGTTGGAAACAACGACGGTTGTTAAGTGCCGAGAGATAAAGTTGAACGAGGCTCGATCCGAGAGCAACGATCCGGAGAGCTCTGGACGCGTTTCATCGAGCCGGCTTTCGGTGTATGAAAATTTGCAGTGACGTCAAGCTTCGTGCATTCTCGAGTATCTGTCGGATCGCCAATTATTGCTTTATCCGGTCGCAGAGCGACGCGGTCCGCCACGAGCGTAGAGGATCATCGCTTCGGGTCCTCCTCTCGCACGTGGACGATCCTCCGCTCGATCCCGCATCAGAGAACTAGTTTGCGATCTACCTGAGCCCTTGGGACTCTTCCCGTTTCTCGAACGAACGAATGGAACAACGCAAATCTCTGCGCGGTTCGGGAGAAAATTCTAGACTGAAATCGGAATGGATCGGAATGAAATCGAATTGTTGGGAAAGTACAAGCGACCGCTTCAATCTTTCTATACGTGGAAAACTGAGCAGAAAGTGTGCAATAAAGTTTTATCATTCCGAGGTCTCGtgctcgagaaaatcgaggcgaAACCTGCAACAAACACGCCGGAAGAATGAATTCTGACCTTTTGGACTTTCAATCCCGGTTTTCGCTAAACGAGAAGGAACGACGACGATCCTATTCTTTCTAATCTACCGATTAACACTCGTACAATCACCTCCtccagaattttaaattttagtgCTGCACCTGCTCTCGAACATTCATCATTTCTCCTGTTAATGAATAGAGACGTGATcgtagaaaatatttcgaatgcaATTTGCTGGAAATAAATCTCAACGTGAATAAACTACGAACAGCGTCGCTGAACATGAGTTTCCAACTTGCAATAATCGATGCTCCACAGAAAGCTGATGAAAGTTCAACGTAGACCTTGACAGAAAAGTTGATTGCTCGAGAAACAAAAGATAATTGTTTAGTCGGTTGGAAGAGGCGGTGTCCGTCACCGGCGGGCTGATGGGGAAACATTGGCATCGACGATCTCGAATTTATACTAATCTGGGCCACTGACTGCCTGGTTGGCACAGGCACAACACGACCAGCCGACCCTCCCCGTGAACGACGAGTATGCGATCCATAAATTGATTCGGATCGTCGCTCGGCCGCCGTTGAATGATCATCGCGATGGAAACTCGCGGCGCTCCGGCCACTTGCTGTCTAGTGTCTGCAATCGAAATAGTCTCGCCGACGTCCAAACAAATAAATTATTGCGGTCGGCTCTCCGTCTTCCTCTAACGCGAGCCGCGATTCGATCGCTGTTTTTATACCCATCGATCGATCGCCAGTATCTCGGCTATCGAACCTAAAATTACTCTGTTGATCCACGCCGATGCAACTTCGGGGCCTTTGGGGCGCTCGGGGAATTTGTTTAATTGTTTATTTGCTCGGCGGCGAGATGAGGCGACGATAACGATATTTCTAGCAATGTTTATCCTAGCACTGAAAATATCCCAACACCGAATGTACAATCTACCAGTAGAGGTGAATGATCTTTGTTCGATTGTTTGCAGACCTCTACTATCAGTATGACGTGGGCAACTCGAGAGGACACTCGTTGGccgaggatcgatcgatcgagctaTCCTTCGTCTCCGATAACGAGGAGCAAGAGCTTGAAAGGGAGCGTCGCGCTGCAGACGATAGACCGCTCGACACGCCGACAACGGCCGCCTCCTCGTTCCAGCAGTCGACGTCCGAACAACCGAAACCGCAGCCTCAACCTCAGCAACAATCGGAACAGCAACAGCCACAGCAACAACCAccgcagcaacaacaacagcaaccgGAAGTCGCTATAGATACTCGAAACACGCCGGCGAACGTGTCGTATTCGACGGACACCGGTGAATCGTCGACCGTTGCATCCGCTCCGACGACGTCCAAGAGCAAACAGGATAATACGAACGTCATCGCCCTCCGGCAGTCCACTGCTAATGCTACTAAAGCCAGAGGGATGCCGGTTAGTATGGTGGGAGGAGCTGGCAAAGTTTTTGGGAGGGACTAAGAAACGTTTGTGGGAGGAGCCTGTGAGAATAGATGAGAAAACTCGAGCAAATTTAGATAGGTCGAGCTGGAAAGGGATTTGTTACGACTAGACAATGAAAACTGGTGGGAGGAGCCTATAGGGCCAGGTGGGGAGAGCTGCAAGAGAAATTGTTAAGAGGTACCAGTGATACCTAGTGGGAGGAATTAGCAAAGTTTTTTGGGCGTGGTCTACAAGAATATGTAGGAGGTGCTAGAAaagaaatagtacaataaaacTGGTGGGAGGAACCTGTACGAATGAATAGGAGGGGTTAGAGGGGAAGTTATTAGACAGGCCCAATAAAAACTAACGCGAGAGCTTTTTTATACTAATTCGAATTATCGGCGCAGGTCGTGTCAATCGGCAGGGTGCAGATGTCGAAGGTTTGGACAAACGCGACGGAGAGAACACCGGAGGCAGGCAAAACCTCGGCGAAGGTTTCGACAGAGACAACGAGCGAGGCCACAGACGACGATGACGAGGCCGACACCAATATCGGGGACATATCGATTGAGAAATTCTCCGACCTGACGAACAAGACCCTGTTGCAGCACAACATTACGAAAATGGAGAACGACACGCACCAATATTATAACAGCACGTTCATCATCAACGAGATCACGGGCAAGAAGTACTGGGTGGACATGGACAATCATCCAGATCTGAAGGTCAATCATCTGCTCAGCCAGAGTCATCGCCGGGCCACAGTAAGTTCTACTTATTAAGGAGATCTGTCGCTTGCAAGGTTTGCCTTACAAAGGTTGTCACTCGTGGCCTTGAAGTGTCCTTGAGTCTTCACCGTTGCACGTGCAATCAACATCAAATGTGGACATGTATTGAAGTAGTACTTCTACGGTAAACATTGCCTCTTAGTACACGCGTTCTTTTTCCGTGCAGACGGTCAAGCTGAAGTTCGATTTCCCGTTCTACGGGCACAAAGTGCGCAACATCACCATCGCCACCGGCGGTTTCCTGTACACCGGCGAGTACGTTCATAGCTGGCTGGCCGCCACACAGTACATCGCCCCTTTGATGGCGAATTTCGACACACGGATGTCGAACGAAAGTTTCGTCAAATACGCTGACAACGGTGAGtcttcgacgacgacgacaataATAGTGATCGctgaactgcggatctttcatgaataaataaaaattgatttcttcctttaacaattttaataagtcgatgATAACGTATCGACACTTTTAAATTCCTTTCGTCTACCTCATGTTTTatgtacacatttttgtcataaaggCAGAAAATCCGCACCCTAGTAATCACCGTCGCGTTCAACGCAGGAAACCCCCGTGCTCGAGACGATAAGTATAATCGACGACGACGTTCAATTGCAGGAACGGCGTTCACGGTTGAATGGGAAAAGGTGATTCTGCACGACAAACCGGATGCCGGCCCGTTCACCTTCCAGGTGACTCTGCACCAGAACGGCAACATCGTTTTCGTCTACTCGGTGATCCCCCTGATGGTGAAGATGATCGAGGACACGGCGCACCCCGTTAAAGTTGGCCTCAGCGACGCCTACATCATGGACAGAATAGTGTTCTGTAAGCATAACCGCACCCAGGACCAAAACCATTGCTGAGAGTCTCTTGCTTTTCTTTGTCTCGGTAACATAAAGAATGGAACAGAGACACCCAATAGATACTGCTAGTTTGCTTCTTGGATCGAGGTCTGGAAGCATTTAAAAATAATCTGAAAGGGAAACTAGAAAAAGGCATTTTAAAAGCCAATACAAACAAGtcacgtttagtgttaaactaaAAACATTGCATGCGTTAGATCGTCCCACAAGCAATGCAAATTTCTTCCAAGCGTTGAAACTCGAGTAATTTCCATATCTGGGAATATAAGTCGCAACGGTGGAAAGACATGAAAGAGTTGTTTGTTTGCAGTTGTTCGCAGAAAGACAATCTACGAGTACCATCGCGTGAACTTCAACCGTCAGGACATCCAAAACTGGACGGTGATCTACCTGAGCGCGTTACCCACTTGTCTGGAGATAGACAACTGCAAGGATTGCTTGACGAAGCTGAACGACTTCGACTGCAAATGGTGTTCCTTGCTGAACCAGTGCAGCACGGGAACGTTCAGGTCGCGGCAGGATTGGCTCTCGAAGGGCTGCGAGGTCAAGAAGATCAAGGATGTCGACTTTTGTCCGCTGCGGACAACCACGTATAAAGAACACGAGGAAGAATTCAACCACATGCACATGCAATCCGAGGAGACCGTCACTGTCCGAGAGATGTCCTTAGAAAGCATCCTAAAAACCTGTAAGTCGCTCCTAAATTCCTGTTCCACCGAACAAACATCCGAACAGTTGTCTTGCAGAAATGTAAACGGGAAAAGTTGATTTTACGCAACGCTTTTGTTTTCAGCTCGACCCAGCAACATGAACATGGGAGTCTCTGGAATCATTGGAATCCTGATGGTGATTGGTTTAGTCGTAGGTTTAGTCGGCTGGGGTGCATACGCTTACCGCAATCCTCACAGTGCGTCGGGGCAGATGTTAATCAGGGTAAGGATCCATCCCGATGATCACCGTATTACGGATTTGATTAAAGGCTCGATTAACCCGTTGTGTTTGTTTGTTATACAGTACCGACCAAGCCAGTGGAGTTGGCGAAGAGGCGAGGCACGTTACACGGCCGCAACGATTCACATGTGATCGGATGTTGCACTTGAAACGCAGTCAACAGTTAGTACAGAACTGTCGGACCAAATATCCTACTAAATGTAAAACTGTACCAGGTTTTTACGCACGAGACCATTTGTCCGCAATGACGCGACCGTCGCGCCCGTTGATTGCCATAACAGAACGCCTGAGATCCGTTTCCACCGACGTCAACAGAACAAGCATACTCAGCTTGTCGCATTGTTCCCCGAATCGATGGCAATTGAACCGCTAGCGGCGAAGTTCTAGAACAGAATAACGAAAAACAAAAAGCTTTCGAACGGACTCGAATCGCGAAAACGTTCgtccgaaaaaaagaaaaaaaactaaAGTCATTTGGTGTTTCATTGTTCTTAACGTTGCGCTAAACTCGTCCATCCTGATTACTTTTGATGACAGTGAGATATGACCACCCGAACTCTTTTTAATTTTAGAGAATTCGCGAGGCGATCGTGTCTATATTTATCCTGAATTCGATTACTCTTTTATTTTCGAACCTCTCGCAGGGACCACTAGTTCTGTGTATGCAAGAACCTTATTCGCTCGAATCGAATACCTCTTGATTTTGTCCGGTTGATCGTAATAAAGGAAGCATTTCACACAAATTTACCTTGCACGATGTGTTCAAAATACCGTCCTCGAATTAGTGATAATATGAGCGAACCCTGTCAACGAATCCGGTGTCTAAAACCATTGCACAGAAACGTGCATTTACGAGAGTCGCGCGAGCCAAGCAAGCAGTCATGGTACGTTTACCATCGGTGATATACTAGCAAAGAAAAGATACTATAACACATGATACGTATAAAATAAGGGAACTCGCGTCGCTCGGAAAGTAGGATACAAACTATCCAGGAATGGCAAACGTGACTTTAACATGTATTAAGTAGGGACACGATTACAAATAAGTACCGATTAAGAAGACGAAACCGAAACGATTCACTCTtcgaaaaaaatttcgaaatgcaTCATAAGAAGAAAGCGAAGAACTATCGAGTAGGACACGGGGTTGGAACAACAAAAGAGAACGgggaaaaaattgaattgatGTGGATACTTACGCGTAATGGGAAGTGTAtagatcgttttttttttcgagaacaAAATTAATCAGGTTGCACGGTTTATCGTACAGCGATCCATACTGTATAAAGAAGCGTAAAAGCGAACTCAGAACATTCTCTGTTACTAGAGGTTGGCCCGTGAAAATACCAAACTGATCTCCGCAACACATACTTTCTCGTAAGATTTTTTCCCTGAGGTGTTTCAATGAGCGAACGATAAAATGAGgaaaaaagatagagagagaaagaacgacGAAAGGAGACCGGTATTATTTTTGTTAACTTCACGGAAACGTTCCGTGACGTTTTCCCGTGTTGTAGTGAACCGTTTGCGTCGTCGAGAGACGGGCGAGAAGGTGTTACTCCTTCGGCCCGGGTATCGAGAGCGTTTATGTGATTTTAGTATCATGTGGTATATCTTGTTATTGTTTAAGAATTCTTTTTTATCGTTACATGAATCGCAGTAATTGTTTATACATATATGaggtataaataaatatacatatatacaaacGTCGCGACATGAGAGAGCAATGTGTTAAAGAAATCAACAAATCGAGTTGATGAGAAATCATCGAACAACCAAGTTCCGATCTAGCCTGTCGAAGCTACAGTTCATTCGATACACGCGAGAACAAAATTCTGGACAACTCGTGATTTTTGGAAGAAACGAACCTGTTCGATTCTCATCGTTCGCAGCACATTCCAAAATATGCGATTCCatctaatattatatatatggaGTATCTATTGCGACCCGTGTTTCTGAACTGTAGCttcaatttatataaactttaagcaaatttataaataaatatatatatatataaataattagatACAGATATATTTTacgaaaaatttttcgaaatacgAGCACCTTAAATCGTAATATGCATGAGGAAAGGCAACAATGGAAAACTCATATGTATCGATAACATTAGATCACCAGTGTATATAGTAGTGCATTAAAgcaatataatttttatgtaattgtaagtataattaatgtctTGAAAAACGGTGCCTTCGATCGACTTTTTGATCCGTTTATCGGCCATAGACTATATTGGGTAAATATTTTCTACTGGTTATCCGAGGgaaactttgaaatgtataaaaCCACGAAATTGTAAGCGATAGGGGAGATCCTCTGTTTACTGTAAACAGCGACGATTACAGATATTAGACGATCCTTAGAGTAATGTGTATTTGTGTGGCAgcgaatttttatatttgtaacGATGTAGAATCGAATGATTTTTTCTAACCATATTGAACATCGTCTCCGTACCATGAAATTATTTAGGGAGAAGGAAACAATTATAAACATCATGGTTAATTTTTCTTACATAATTGTGTACGATTTAACTCATAGTTTGtgataataaatattacaattattacaatACAAGTTGATTTTATTTCAATCAGAGCTGAACCACAGTGTCATCTAAAATACCGGCATTTCCAAAGCACAGTAGCAACTACAGCATTCTCTTGTCATGGCCCATAAGTATGTAAGAACATTCGATCTTTAcaacaaatgattcttgccgctaTATCCATACGAGGCAGCGTAAATGTTGGCAAGAACCATTTGATTcaataaatttgaaaatagcGCCAATAGTAGCACCGCTTGTGGTAAAACGCTCAAACCGGCAGACGACTCACTTGACGAACACGTCGAGTTGCTAGCTAGATGTTTGCTGAACCACGGGTCGATAGTAAGGGCTCAAATGTGTTTCTCTCcagaaacaaaatggcggcccTCACGAAAGCTATACAAATCTCGAAAAgtgtaaataatgtaacaaaGTTATTAGCAAATCTATCTTGCAATTTAGTCAGCAAATCAATTGCTCCTGCGATACACATTCGAAGGTCCGTTGCATACTTTTATGTTACTATTTTGATTACCAAATGGAGTGCTTAGAGGCAACAACTTTACcgtatatttgtttatttatcaaTTGTCATACACGCCAAGTTGGTCTCGCGAAATCTATTAACATTCTCCTAAAAGTAGCTACCCTTTCTAAGGGTGATTTACACTTTTTTGATGTCATATTCGCGGGAAAAGTTTAACTTTGTAACCTAACCTTGTATGTAGTTCTAACCTCATACAAACTCTTTAAGACTCGATGTTTATGTTGCATAGAATAAAATGATTTCAAACATTTTAGGGTACCTACCTTCCAATACACATTCATTCATACCACGTCCAAGCAAAATGATTTGATGGAATTTTTCGATGACGAGAAAAATTGGGGAAAGCCTCAGGTACAAGTGGGACG is a window of Halictus rubicundus isolate RS-2024b chromosome 4, iyHalRubi1_principal, whole genome shotgun sequence DNA encoding:
- the L(1)g0289 gene encoding plexin domain containing lethal (1) G0289: MACERWCFNRGCDGAVRGWSCALLLIALYALEPGVADNEFNLYYQYDVGNSRGHSLAEDRSIELSFVSDNEEQELERERRAADDRPLDTPTTAASSFQQSTSEQPKPQPQPQQQSEQQQPQQQPPQQQQQQPEVAIDTRNTPANVSYSTDTGESSTVASAPTTSKSKQDNTNVIALRQSTANATKARGMPVVSIGRVQMSKVWTNATERTPEAGKTSAKVSTETTSEATDDDDEADTNIGDISIEKFSDLTNKTLLQHNITKMENDTHQYYNSTFIINEITGKKYWVDMDNHPDLKVNHLLSQSHRRATTVKLKFDFPFYGHKVRNITIATGGFLYTGEYVHSWLAATQYIAPLMANFDTRMSNESFVKYADNGTAFTVEWEKVILHDKPDAGPFTFQVTLHQNGNIVFVYSVIPLMVKMIEDTAHPVKVGLSDAYIMDRIVFFVRRKTIYEYHRVNFNRQDIQNWTVIYLSALPTCLEIDNCKDCLTKLNDFDCKWCSLLNQCSTGTFRSRQDWLSKGCEVKKIKDVDFCPLRTTTYKEHEEEFNHMHMQSEETVTVREMSLESILKTSRPSNMNMGVSGIIGILMVIGLVVGLVGWGAYAYRNPHSASGQMLIRYRPSQWSWRRGEARYTAATIHM